The Pseudomonas marvdashtae genome has a segment encoding these proteins:
- the hutU gene encoding urocanate hydratase, with product MTDATRKPEKYRDVEIRAPRGNTLTAKSWLTEAPLRMLMNNLDPEVAENPKELVVYGGIGRAARNWECYDKIVESLTNLNDDETLLVQSGKPVGVFKTHSNAPRVLIANSNLVPHWASWEHFNELDAKGLAMYGQMTAGSWIYIGSQGIVQGTYETFVEAGRQHYDSNLKGRWVLTAGLGGMGGAQPLAATLAGACSLNIECQQVSIDFRLNSRYVDEQATDLEDALARIDKYTKEGKAISIALLGNAAEILPELVKRGVRPDMVTDQTSAHDPLNGYLPAGWTWDEYRARAKTEPAAVVKAAKQSMAVHVKAMLAFQKMGVPTFDYGNNIRQMAQEEGVENAFDFPGFVPAYIRPLFCRGIGPFRWAALSGDPQDIYKTDAKVKELIPDDAHLHNWLDMARERISFQGLPARICWVGLGQRAKLGLAFNEMVRSGELSAPIVIGRDHLDSGSVASPNRETESMQDGSDAVSDWPLLNALLNTASGATWVSLHHGGGVGMGFSQHSGMVIVCDGTDEAAERIARVLHNDPGTGVMRHADAGYQIAIDCAKEQGLNLPMITGK from the coding sequence GTGACCGACGCTACCCGCAAACCTGAAAAATACCGTGACGTTGAAATCCGCGCGCCTCGCGGCAATACGCTGACCGCCAAGAGCTGGCTGACTGAAGCGCCGCTGCGCATGTTGATGAACAACCTCGACCCTGAAGTGGCCGAGAACCCCAAGGAGCTGGTGGTCTACGGTGGCATCGGTCGCGCTGCGCGCAACTGGGAGTGCTACGACAAGATCGTCGAAAGCCTGACCAACCTGAACGATGACGAAACCCTGCTGGTGCAATCCGGCAAGCCGGTGGGCGTGTTCAAGACCCACAGCAACGCCCCACGCGTACTGATCGCCAACTCCAACCTGGTGCCGCACTGGGCCAGTTGGGAGCACTTCAACGAACTCGACGCCAAGGGCCTGGCCATGTACGGCCAGATGACGGCCGGCAGCTGGATCTACATCGGCAGCCAGGGCATCGTGCAAGGCACTTATGAAACCTTCGTCGAGGCCGGTCGCCAGCACTACGACTCCAACCTCAAGGGCCGTTGGGTCCTGACCGCCGGCCTCGGCGGCATGGGTGGCGCGCAACCCCTGGCCGCGACCCTGGCCGGTGCTTGCTCGCTGAACATCGAATGCCAGCAGGTGAGCATCGACTTCCGCTTGAACAGCCGTTATGTCGACGAGCAGGCTACTGACCTCGAGGACGCCCTGGCGCGCATCGACAAATACACCAAAGAAGGCAAGGCGATTTCCATTGCGCTGCTGGGCAACGCGGCTGAAATCCTACCGGAACTGGTCAAGCGTGGTGTGCGTCCGGACATGGTCACCGACCAGACCAGCGCCCACGATCCCCTCAATGGTTACCTGCCGGCCGGCTGGACCTGGGACGAATACCGCGCCCGCGCCAAGACCGAGCCCGCCGCCGTGGTGAAAGCCGCCAAGCAATCGATGGCCGTCCACGTCAAAGCCATGCTGGCCTTCCAGAAAATGGGCGTGCCGACCTTTGACTACGGCAACAACATCCGCCAGATGGCCCAGGAAGAGGGCGTCGAAAATGCCTTCGATTTCCCCGGCTTTGTTCCGGCCTATATCCGTCCACTGTTCTGCCGTGGCATCGGCCCATTCCGTTGGGCGGCGCTGTCCGGTGATCCGCAGGACATCTACAAGACCGACGCCAAGGTCAAGGAACTGATCCCCGACGACGCCCACCTGCACAACTGGCTCGACATGGCCCGCGAGCGCATCAGTTTCCAGGGTTTGCCGGCACGTATCTGCTGGGTAGGCCTGGGCCAGCGCGCCAAGTTGGGCCTGGCGTTCAACGAAATGGTGCGCAGCGGCGAATTGTCAGCGCCGATCGTCATTGGTCGCGACCACCTCGACTCCGGCTCCGTCGCCAGCCCTAACCGTGAAACCGAATCCATGCAGGACGGTTCCGACGCCGTATCCGACTGGCCGTTGCTCAACGCCTTGCTCAATACCGCCAGCGGCGCGACCTGGGTTTCGCTGCACCACGGTGGCGGCGTCGGCATGGGCTTCTCTCAGCATTCGGGCATGGTCATCGTTTGCGACGGCACCGACGAAGCGGCCGAGCGAATTGCCCGGGTGCTGCACAACGATCCGGGCACAGGTGTCATGCGTCACGCCGATGCCGGTTACCAGATCGCCATTGATTGCGCGAAGGAGCAGGGGCTGAACCTGCCAATGATCACGGGCAAGTAA
- a CDS encoding methyl-accepting chemotaxis protein: protein MTRNMKFSHKILLAAALVVAVAFACFILFNDYRQRQSLNASTETSMQELGNLTSRNIQTWVEGRIQLLQSLAQQIAIDGNSAESLKRAVGLPAYTGNFQLSYFGGTDGVMFSIPAGNRAADYDPRARGWYKAANSAQQTIVTEPYIAASSGKLVITVATPVQRQNQMIGVAGADIDLSSVSAIINSLNFGGHGHAFIVSADGKILVHPDSKRVLKTLAEAYPNGAPHVSPGLKEVELDGKTQFISFTHVNGVPGADWYVALVLDKSTALAMLSEFRTSALIAMAIAVVFIIALLGMLIRVLMQPLLTMGRAMHDIAEGEGDLTRRLVIHGQDEFGALGTSFNRFVERIHTSIREVASATGQVNEVALRVVSASNSSMYNSDQQASRTSSVAAAINELGAAAQEIAQNAALASQHSSEARNLAEDGQQVVDKTITAMQQLSAKISDSCGNIETLNSNTVNIGQILEVITSISQQTNLLALNAAIEAARAGEAGRGFAVVADEVRNLAHRTQDSAQQVKKMIEELQVGAREAVLTMTDSQRQSESSVGIANQAGERLGSVTQRIGEIDGMNQSVATATEEQTAVVESINVDITEINTLNQEGVENLQATLRACADLEQQAARLKQLVGSFRI from the coding sequence ATGACCAGAAACATGAAATTCAGCCATAAAATCCTGCTGGCTGCCGCCCTCGTTGTGGCCGTCGCATTCGCCTGTTTCATCCTGTTCAACGATTACCGCCAACGACAAAGCCTCAACGCCAGCACCGAGACGTCCATGCAGGAACTCGGCAACCTGACCAGTCGTAATATCCAGACGTGGGTCGAGGGCCGTATTCAACTGCTGCAATCGCTGGCCCAGCAAATCGCCATCGATGGAAACAGCGCCGAGAGCTTGAAGCGCGCCGTGGGCCTGCCTGCCTACACCGGCAACTTCCAGCTCAGCTATTTCGGCGGTACCGACGGCGTCATGTTCTCGATACCCGCCGGCAATCGTGCCGCCGATTACGACCCTCGCGCTCGCGGCTGGTACAAGGCCGCCAACAGCGCCCAGCAAACCATCGTCACCGAACCCTACATCGCGGCTTCGTCGGGCAAGCTGGTAATCACTGTTGCCACGCCGGTACAACGCCAGAACCAGATGATCGGCGTGGCGGGAGCGGACATCGACCTGTCGAGCGTCAGCGCCATCATCAACTCGCTGAATTTCGGCGGCCACGGCCATGCTTTCATCGTCAGTGCCGACGGCAAGATCCTGGTCCATCCCGACAGCAAGCGCGTGCTCAAGACCCTCGCCGAGGCCTACCCCAACGGCGCGCCACACGTCAGCCCGGGCTTGAAGGAAGTCGAGCTCGACGGCAAGACCCAATTCATCTCCTTCACCCACGTGAATGGCGTACCCGGGGCGGATTGGTACGTAGCGCTGGTGCTCGACAAGAGCACGGCGCTGGCGATGCTCAGCGAATTCCGTACCTCGGCGCTGATTGCCATGGCCATCGCCGTGGTGTTCATCATCGCCCTGCTAGGCATGCTAATCCGCGTGCTGATGCAACCGCTGCTGACCATGGGCCGCGCCATGCACGACATCGCCGAGGGCGAAGGTGACCTGACACGGCGCCTGGTCATTCATGGCCAGGACGAATTTGGCGCCCTGGGCACTTCGTTCAACCGATTTGTAGAACGTATCCATACATCGATCCGCGAAGTCGCTTCGGCGACCGGTCAGGTCAACGAAGTGGCGCTGCGCGTAGTCAGCGCGTCCAATTCGTCGATGTACAACTCCGACCAGCAGGCGTCGCGCACCAGCAGCGTGGCCGCGGCGATCAACGAGCTCGGCGCCGCCGCCCAGGAAATCGCCCAGAACGCCGCCCTCGCCTCGCAGCATTCCAGCGAAGCCCGCAACCTCGCTGAAGATGGCCAGCAAGTGGTGGATAAAACCATCACGGCGATGCAGCAACTGTCGGCCAAGATCAGCGATTCGTGCGGCAACATCGAAACCCTGAACAGCAACACGGTGAACATCGGCCAGATTCTCGAAGTGATCACCAGCATTTCCCAACAGACCAACCTGCTCGCACTGAACGCCGCCATCGAAGCCGCCCGCGCTGGTGAAGCCGGGCGTGGCTTCGCGGTGGTCGCCGACGAAGTACGCAACCTGGCCCACCGCACCCAGGATTCAGCGCAGCAAGTGAAGAAGATGATCGAAGAGCTTCAAGTCGGCGCGCGGGAAGCGGTGCTGACCATGACCGACAGCCAGCGCCAGAGCGAGAGCAGCGTCGGCATCGCCAACCAGGCCGGCGAACGCCTGGGCAGCGTGACCCAGCGCATCGGAGAAATCGACGGCATGAACCAGTCCGTGGCGACCGCCACCGAAGAACAGACCGCCGTGGTGGAATCGATCAACGTCGACATCACCGAAATCAACACCCTGAACCAGGAAGGCGTGGAAAACCTGCAAGCCACGTTGCGGGCCTGTGCCGACCTGGAACAGCAGGCGGCGCGGTTGAAGCAGTTGGTGGGTAGTTTCAGGATCTAA
- a CDS encoding DUF3999 domain-containing protein has protein sequence MSRKLNRIGLGVVGLWVALSATAQEKPADFAHQVPLALSGEGPWYRLPLPLDVQLQARQTDLSDLRVFNAAGQPQAYAMVRESAQSRENRTLTDVKWFPLYNAADDSERAPSVRVQSNANGTLVEVQPSSRLEAGEEELRGWLLDASAIKAPLQQLILDWTSERDGFQRFTIEASDDLQHWQAWGEGQIARLTFADERVEQHEVNLPGQSARYLRLLWDSPSSAPVLTSAQLQSASRESLPLPLVWSRPLAGSTTKAGEYTWQLPMGLNIEQVQVELSQANSLAPVTLAGRRESSQSWQPMGSGLLYRLTQNGQDVLQNHLQLSGQTVQQLKLTVDERGGGLGVEAPALRFAVRPTQVVFLARGEGPYSLALGSATVKAASLPLTTLVPDYKPSRLTTLGTATVNGAATSTPAAETTPATVETNWKKIGLWVVLLLGVLFLAAMAFSLLRKPPVNN, from the coding sequence TTGAGTCGCAAGTTGAATCGGATCGGGCTGGGTGTGGTCGGGTTGTGGGTGGCGCTGTCGGCCACCGCCCAGGAAAAACCGGCGGACTTCGCCCATCAGGTGCCTCTGGCCTTGAGCGGGGAGGGGCCTTGGTATCGCCTGCCGTTGCCGCTTGACGTCCAATTGCAGGCGCGGCAGACCGACCTCAGCGACCTTCGGGTCTTCAACGCGGCCGGACAGCCTCAAGCGTATGCGATGGTTCGTGAATCGGCGCAGAGCCGGGAGAACCGCACCCTCACCGACGTGAAGTGGTTTCCGCTCTACAACGCTGCCGATGACAGCGAGCGAGCGCCCAGCGTGCGCGTGCAATCGAACGCCAACGGCACGTTGGTCGAAGTCCAGCCGTCCAGTCGGCTCGAAGCGGGCGAAGAAGAGCTGCGTGGCTGGTTGCTGGATGCCAGCGCGATCAAGGCGCCTTTGCAGCAATTGATCCTCGACTGGACCAGCGAACGCGACGGCTTCCAGCGCTTCACCATCGAAGCCAGTGACGATTTGCAACACTGGCAAGCATGGGGCGAAGGCCAGATTGCGCGACTGACCTTCGCCGACGAGCGGGTCGAGCAGCATGAAGTAAACTTGCCCGGGCAATCGGCGCGGTATTTGCGGTTGCTGTGGGATTCGCCTTCCTCGGCGCCGGTGCTGACCTCGGCTCAGTTGCAAAGCGCCAGCCGCGAGAGCCTGCCGTTGCCGTTGGTGTGGTCGCGGCCTTTGGCCGGTAGTACGACGAAGGCCGGTGAATACACTTGGCAGTTGCCCATGGGGTTGAATATCGAGCAGGTGCAGGTGGAACTGAGCCAGGCCAACAGCCTGGCGCCGGTGACCCTGGCCGGCCGCCGTGAAAGCAGCCAGTCTTGGCAGCCGATGGGCAGCGGTTTGCTCTATCGCTTGACCCAGAACGGCCAGGACGTGCTGCAAAACCATCTGCAACTGTCCGGACAGACTGTCCAGCAGTTGAAACTGACCGTGGATGAACGCGGCGGTGGCTTGGGCGTCGAAGCCCCGGCCCTGCGTTTTGCCGTGCGCCCGACGCAGGTGGTGTTCCTGGCGCGTGGCGAAGGCCCGTACAGCCTGGCGCTGGGCAGCGCGACGGTGAAAGCGGCGAGCCTGCCGTTGACAACATTGGTGCCGGATTACAAACCGTCGCGGCTGACGACGTTGGGAACGGCGACAGTGAACGGTGCGGCCACCTCGACCCCGGCGGCTGAAACCACGCCCGCGACCGTCGAGACCAACTGGAAAAAAATCGGCCTGTGGGTGGTATTGCTGCTGGGCGTGCTGTTCCTCGCGGCGATGGCGTTCAGCCTGCTGCGCAAGCCGCCGGTCAATAACTGA
- a CDS encoding lipocalin family protein, protein MMRLVFVLLAGLVLAGCATSGVDPLAPKTVNSVNLKRYQGTWYELARLPMYFQRNCAQSEAHYTLKPDGNVDVFNRCLTSDWQWEEARGTASPQVPGKTDKLWVEFDNWFSRIVPGVAKGEYWVLYVSDDYKTAIVGDPSRRYMWLLSRSPTVNVDVLEELLSKARQQGYDTTRLIWRASDRQMAKTSD, encoded by the coding sequence ATGATGCGGTTAGTTTTTGTGCTTTTGGCTGGCCTGGTATTGGCCGGCTGTGCCACTTCTGGCGTAGACCCGTTGGCGCCCAAGACCGTCAACAGTGTCAATCTCAAGCGTTACCAAGGGACCTGGTACGAGTTGGCCCGCCTGCCGATGTATTTCCAGCGCAACTGCGCACAATCCGAAGCTCACTACACCCTCAAGCCTGACGGCAACGTGGATGTATTCAACCGCTGCCTGACGTCGGACTGGCAGTGGGAGGAAGCCAGGGGCACGGCATCCCCGCAAGTGCCAGGCAAGACCGACAAGCTTTGGGTCGAGTTCGACAACTGGTTCTCGCGGATCGTGCCGGGCGTGGCGAAGGGGGAGTACTGGGTGTTGTACGTCAGCGACGATTACAAGACGGCAATTGTCGGCGATCCGAGCCGTCGCTACATGTGGCTGCTGTCCCGCTCGCCAACAGTCAATGTGGACGTGCTTGAAGAATTGCTGAGCAAGGCGCGCCAGCAGGGCTATGACACGACACGGTTGATCTGGCGTGCATCGGATCGGCAGATGGCCAAGACGTCGGACTGA
- a CDS encoding formimidoylglutamate deiminase → MSAFFAERALLPDGWANDVRLEVNAHGVLIHIQAGSHADGAERLAGPLLPGMPNLHSHAFQRAMAGLAEVAGNPNDSFWTWRDLMYRLVGKISPDQLGIIARQLYIEMLKAGYTSVAEFHYVHHDTDGTPYADPAELALRISQAAIAAGIGLTLLPVLYSHSGFGGQAPNEGQRRFINSTENYLKLQSRLQPVLAGQANQALGLCFHSLRAVTPGQIQEVLAASDPHCPVHIHIAEQQKEVDDCLSWSGARPLQWLYENTEVDQRWCLVHATHANPQEVSLMAKSRAIAGLCLTTEANLGDGVFPAVDFLAQGGRLGIGSDSHVSLSVVEELRWLEYGQRLRDQRRNRLYRSDQPMVGRTLFDAALEGGAQALGQPIGALEVGKRADWLVLEGNDPYLATANGDGILNRWLFAGGDRQVRDVMVGGKWVVRDGHHAGEAESARAFTQVLRELLG, encoded by the coding sequence ATGTCCGCCTTCTTCGCTGAGCGCGCGCTGTTGCCTGATGGATGGGCCAATGATGTACGTCTTGAGGTCAACGCCCACGGCGTCTTGATCCATATCCAGGCCGGTTCCCACGCAGACGGCGCCGAACGGCTGGCGGGTCCTTTGTTGCCAGGCATGCCAAACCTGCACTCCCATGCTTTCCAACGGGCGATGGCCGGGCTGGCGGAAGTGGCCGGCAACCCCAACGACAGTTTCTGGACCTGGCGCGACCTGATGTACCGACTCGTCGGTAAAATCAGTCCCGATCAGCTCGGCATCATCGCCAGGCAGCTGTACATCGAGATGCTCAAGGCCGGCTACACCTCGGTCGCCGAATTCCATTACGTTCATCACGACACCGACGGCACGCCCTACGCCGACCCGGCCGAACTTGCCTTGCGCATCAGCCAGGCCGCGATTGCCGCCGGCATCGGCTTGACGCTGCTGCCGGTGCTCTACAGCCATTCCGGCTTCGGCGGTCAGGCGCCCAATGAAGGGCAGCGCCGATTCATCAACAGCACCGAAAACTACTTGAAGTTGCAGTCGCGTTTGCAGCCGGTCCTGGCCGGGCAAGCGAATCAGGCCCTGGGTTTGTGCTTCCATTCCTTGCGCGCCGTGACGCCCGGGCAGATCCAAGAGGTGCTGGCCGCCAGCGATCCCCATTGTCCAGTGCACATCCACATTGCCGAGCAGCAAAAGGAAGTCGACGATTGCCTGAGTTGGAGCGGCGCCCGCCCGCTGCAATGGCTGTACGAAAACACCGAGGTCGACCAGCGCTGGTGCCTGGTCCACGCCACCCACGCCAACCCCCAGGAAGTCAGCCTCATGGCCAAGAGCCGGGCGATTGCCGGCCTGTGCCTGACCACCGAAGCCAACCTGGGAGACGGAGTTTTCCCGGCCGTGGATTTCCTCGCCCAGGGCGGACGCCTGGGTATCGGCTCCGACAGCCATGTCTCGTTGAGTGTGGTGGAAGAGTTGCGTTGGCTGGAGTACGGCCAGCGGCTGCGGGATCAGCGACGCAACCGCCTGTATCGCTCGGATCAGCCGATGGTCGGACGCACGCTGTTTGATGCCGCCCTGGAAGGAGGAGCCCAGGCGCTGGGGCAACCCATCGGCGCCTTGGAGGTTGGCAAGCGCGCTGACTGGCTCGTGCTCGAGGGCAACGACCCTTACCTGGCCACGGCCAACGGCGACGGCATCCTCAATCGCTGGCTGTTTGCCGGCGGGGATCGCCAGGTGCGGGACGTGATGGTCGGGGGAAAATGGGTAGTCCGCGATGGACACCACGCCGGGGAAGCAGAGAGCGCCCGGGCGTTTACCCAAGTACTGCGCGAACTTCTGGGCTGA
- a CDS encoding DUF924 family protein: MAEPWQPLLDWWFGTAQTPDEIAADKGKLWFGKGHDRQAQERFGDQVEQALAGGLTDWAQRSEGWLALVLLLDQLPRMIYRNTPKSFSGDLRAQALVAQGLAAGFDRQLKPIQRVFIYLVLEHCENLAVQNEAVSRFIELVREQPQAQRAVFEDNLDYAERHQKIIARFGRFPHRNAVLGRESTAEEMEFLKRPGSRF, encoded by the coding sequence ATGGCCGAGCCCTGGCAGCCGTTGCTCGATTGGTGGTTTGGTACAGCCCAGACGCCGGACGAAATAGCGGCTGACAAGGGCAAGCTGTGGTTCGGCAAAGGCCATGATCGCCAGGCGCAAGAGCGCTTCGGCGATCAGGTCGAGCAGGCACTGGCCGGCGGATTGACCGATTGGGCGCAACGCTCGGAAGGTTGGCTGGCCCTGGTGCTGCTACTGGATCAACTCCCGCGGATGATCTATCGCAACACGCCCAAGAGCTTTTCCGGTGACCTGCGTGCCCAAGCGCTGGTCGCCCAAGGCCTGGCGGCAGGGTTTGACCGGCAACTCAAGCCGATCCAGCGGGTATTCATCTACCTCGTGCTCGAACACTGCGAAAACCTCGCGGTACAGAACGAAGCCGTGTCGCGGTTCATCGAGCTGGTCCGAGAACAGCCGCAGGCGCAGCGGGCGGTGTTTGAAGACAACCTGGATTATGCCGAACGGCATCAGAAGATCATTGCTCGGTTTGGACGCTTTCCCCATCGCAATGCGGTGTTGGGGCGCGAGTCGACGGCTGAGGAGATGGAGTTTTTGAAGAGGCCTGGGTCAAGGTTCTGA
- the hutC gene encoding histidine utilization repressor — protein sequence MGDSPAPLYARVKQMITQQIDSGNWPPHYRVPSESELVSQLGFSRMTINRALREMTADGLLVRMQGVGTFVAEPKSQSALFEVHNIADEIASRGHRHSCKVITLEEEAAGSERALALDMREGQKVFHSLIVHFENDIPVQIEDRFVNALVAPEYLQQDFTVQTPYAYLNQVAPLTEGEHVVEAILAEPSECKLLQIERGEPCLLIRRRTWSGRQPVTAARLIHPGSRHSLEGRFHK from the coding sequence ATGGGTGACAGTCCGGCGCCCTTGTACGCCCGCGTCAAACAGATGATCACCCAGCAGATCGACAGTGGAAACTGGCCGCCGCATTACCGCGTGCCGTCGGAAAGCGAGCTGGTCAGCCAACTGGGTTTCAGCCGCATGACCATCAACCGTGCCCTGCGGGAAATGACCGCCGACGGTCTGTTGGTGCGCATGCAGGGGGTCGGCACGTTCGTCGCCGAGCCCAAGAGCCAATCGGCATTGTTCGAAGTGCATAACATCGCCGACGAAATTGCCTCCCGTGGTCATCGCCACAGCTGCAAGGTCATCACCCTGGAAGAAGAGGCGGCCGGTTCCGAGCGGGCGCTGGCCCTGGACATGCGTGAAGGCCAGAAGGTGTTCCATTCGCTGATTGTGCATTTCGAAAACGACATCCCCGTGCAGATCGAGGACCGTTTCGTCAACGCACTGGTGGCGCCGGAATACCTCCAGCAGGATTTCACCGTGCAAACCCCCTACGCCTACCTGAACCAGGTTGCACCGCTGACCGAAGGCGAGCATGTGGTCGAGGCGATCCTGGCCGAACCGAGCGAATGCAAGCTGTTGCAGATCGAAAGGGGCGAGCCGTGCCTGTTGATCCGTCGTCGCACCTGGTCCGGGCGCCAACCGGTGACCGCCGCGCGGCTGATCCATCCGGGCTCCCGTCACAGCTTGGAAGGGCGCTTTCATAAATGA
- a CDS encoding class 1 fructose-bisphosphatase, with protein sequence MSRVTLSRYLIEQTRSNNTPADLRFLIEVVARACKEISHAVSKGALGGVLGSMGTENVQGEVQKKLDVLSNEILLEANEWGGHLAGMASEEMDNAYQIPGKYPKGAYLLVFDPLDGSSNIDINAPVGTIFSVLRCPNEYLSQNEALNEKAFLQPGTEQVAAGYAIYGPQTMLVLTLGDGVKGFTLDREMGSFVLTHEDITIPETTQEFAINMSNQRHWEAPVQRYVNELLAGEEGPLKKNYNMRWVAAMVADVHRILTRGGLFMYPRDSREPSKPGKLRLMYEANPMSFLVEQAGGASTDGHQRILDIQPEGLHQRVAVFLGSKEEVARATAYHKE encoded by the coding sequence ATGTCCCGCGTTACCTTGAGTCGCTATTTGATTGAGCAGACCCGCAGCAACAATACCCCTGCCGATCTGCGCTTTTTGATCGAAGTGGTGGCGCGTGCGTGCAAAGAGATCAGCCACGCCGTCTCCAAAGGCGCGTTGGGTGGTGTCCTGGGCAGCATGGGCACCGAAAACGTGCAGGGCGAAGTGCAGAAGAAACTCGACGTGCTGTCGAACGAAATCCTGCTCGAAGCCAACGAATGGGGCGGCCACCTGGCTGGCATGGCGTCCGAAGAAATGGACAACGCCTACCAGATCCCGGGCAAATACCCCAAGGGTGCCTATCTGCTGGTGTTCGACCCACTGGACGGTTCGTCGAACATCGACATCAACGCGCCGGTCGGCACCATCTTCTCGGTGCTGCGTTGCCCGAACGAGTACCTGAGCCAGAACGAAGCCCTGAATGAAAAGGCCTTCCTGCAGCCGGGCACCGAACAGGTCGCCGCCGGTTATGCCATTTACGGTCCTCAGACAATGCTGGTGTTGACCCTGGGCGACGGCGTGAAGGGTTTCACCCTGGACCGTGAGATGGGCAGCTTCGTGCTGACCCACGAAGACATCACCATTCCTGAAACCACCCAGGAATTCGCCATCAACATGTCCAACCAGCGTCACTGGGAAGCCCCGGTACAACGCTACGTCAACGAGTTGTTGGCCGGTGAAGAAGGTCCGCTGAAAAAGAACTACAACATGCGCTGGGTCGCCGCGATGGTTGCCGATGTGCACCGTATCCTGACCCGTGGCGGTCTGTTCATGTACCCGCGTGACAGCCGTGAGCCGTCCAAGCCGGGCAAGCTGCGCCTGATGTACGAAGCCAACCCGATGTCGTTCCTGGTGGAGCAGGCCGGTGGCGCTTCCACCGACGGGCACCAGCGCATCCTCGATATCCAGCCTGAAGGCCTGCACCAGCGCGTAGCAGTGTTCCTTGGCTCGAAAGAAGAAGTGGCCCGCGCCACGGCCTACCACAAGGAATAA
- a CDS encoding HutD/Ves family protein: MSQVKVLRAAQYPRMPWKNGGGSTEEITRDAGAGLEGFGWRLSIADIGESGGFSTFAGYERIISVLQGDGMTLNVDGHSTRPLHPLDPFAFSGESHVHCTLLGGPIRDFNLIYAPQRYRARLQWMGGQQRFFSEAGTVLVFSAAPTLRVKMDEAVEALGLYDCLQLSGNTGLLDITTCGQCCVIELTAR, encoded by the coding sequence ATGAGCCAAGTGAAGGTTTTACGTGCCGCGCAGTACCCGCGCATGCCTTGGAAGAATGGCGGTGGCAGCACTGAAGAGATCACCCGCGATGCCGGCGCGGGCCTGGAGGGTTTCGGCTGGCGGCTGTCGATTGCCGACATAGGTGAGTCTGGCGGCTTTTCCACGTTCGCCGGTTATGAGCGAATCATCAGTGTCCTGCAGGGCGACGGCATGACGCTGAACGTCGATGGCCATTCCACGCGGCCTTTGCATCCGCTGGATCCTTTCGCGTTCAGCGGCGAGAGCCATGTGCACTGCACATTGCTGGGCGGACCGATTCGCGACTTCAACCTGATCTACGCGCCACAGCGTTACCGCGCGCGGTTGCAGTGGATGGGTGGGCAGCAGCGGTTTTTCAGCGAGGCGGGGACGGTGTTGGTGTTCAGTGCGGCTCCGACGCTGAGGGTCAAGATGGATGAGGCTGTCGAGGCACTGGGGCTTTATGACTGCCTGCAACTGAGCGGTAACACCGGGCTGCTGGACATCACCACCTGCGGCCAATGCTGCGTGATCGAGCTGACGGCCCGCTAA